CCCTCTAATTTTTTTTTGACTAAGATGCTTTTTTATATTATTAGCAATTTGTCTAAATACTTCAGTGGGAACAGCTTCTCCAATACTCTGCCTAATGTTCATTTCTTCCTTTTTTGAGAGGGCTTTCTTTTCTTTATAGGATTTAGAATTTAAATCATCTAAAGATAACTCGGATCACTTAAAACTATCTGGTATAGACATCATCTTCATTAATTCTCGTATTGAAAATACTCTGTCTTGATTAGGGTGAATGGTATTTTGACTTGCCATTTGATCATTTCTTGTATGAAAACATGGAGCAACTTTATCAAAAACTTGTCTTTTATATTTATCCCCATTCTTAAATTTATTGATTACTATTTCTCCGTTAATAATCTTGTGAGGCTTTTTAACATCATCTATATTATCAAATGCACTTTCACCCTCTTTGAGATTAGAAATCCAATCCCTCATATGAATAGGATATTCCCTAAAACTATGATAAAAATCTGTATTGTCATATTCACCCCATGATAATTCAGGCATACTTCCAATAACTTCTCTTAATGTTTTCTCTTCTCTATAGTTAGGGAATAATTCTAGTGGCAATATAAAATCACTTTCTGACTTATGAACGCCTATTACCAATGTCCTAGTTCTAGAGGAATTTGAGCCATAATTTTTAAAATTTAATATTCTGTTTTCTATAACATATTCTGAAGACAATTCTGAAGTAATCATATTTCCAATTGAAACTACCTCAGAATTATATGTGCATCCAGTTTTCCAAAATGCTGCCACATTTTCAAAGACAAAAAATCTTGGCAAAACCTTTTTTACTATCTTTACGCTTTCGACAATTAAACTATTTCTTTCAATTTCATCATCTTTCTTTTTATGGTTGGCAACACTCATTCCTTGACATGGCGGGGTAGCTACAACAACATCAACTCTATCATTACCCATTTTGTTTCATAATTTTATTTCATCATAAATTTTATTTTGTATATTTTTATCTCTGATATCTCCGCTAATATACCCACTATTAAAACTACATTTATTATTAATTTTTTGGATGTTAAGTCTTCTTTCAATTAGTTCATTAGTAGCAATACATTCAAAATTTTCAACTTTAAATCCATAACAACCTACCCCAGCAGATGAAAACAAAGAAATATATGTCAATTTATTATTAATCATTTTATCCTCCACACTTTCCATAATTTTTGAAGTATCCAATTCAATGCATTGCACATTTTGAACAAGATATCTATGTTTATATTCTTCTTAGTTTTTAATTTCTGAAATGTACTTTTACTTATGCTAGTAATACCTATCAAATCTTCATAAATTCTTAAAGTAAAATGCTCAATTTTGTAAATACTGTTAAAATGATAACAAATTTAAGAATCAAGTTTAAATAATAGTCAGAAATCAATTTAAAGGGAGCAGTCAAGATATGAGTCTTTTCTAAATAATGTTTTTGGTTTGTTTGATTTGGGTATCTCAATCTCACTTTTTAATTTTTTTCTAATTTCACCGTTTTTTTTATGCTTCGAACTAGCTTTAACATAGTAATATAAATCAGTGTTTGAGTCATAAAAAATAACAACAGGATGCGCTTCTATCGTTTCTTCAAGACTAGTAAAAATAAGAGAGTCGTTAAAACTAGTAGGTCTAATTTTTTTTACTAGTTTTTCAGTCATCTCAATTCCCCCTTTGGATAAAAATTTATTCTTATAAAATTAAATTATAAAGGAAAAGAAGTTAAATTTTCCTAAAATCTTTCTCTTTTTAAAAGAAATTTCTAATATAAAATAAAAAATTATGTTTTATACATCTGAAGAAAAAACAACTTTAATTAATAATTTAATCGAGAAAATTAAAGCTGATGGTGCGAGGTTTTTTAGAAAAAGTTAGGCAAATCAACGGGCAATGTTTTCATTCAAAAATTAAAAGACTGAATAATCAAAATCGCTAGTTTTTAAGGATTTTAAGTTTGTAAATCTAAACTAAAAATAATAAAAAAAGCTAATTTATCGCCTTGTTTTTAGAATCACGTGAGTTTGACAGTTTGATGGCAAAAACTCAATTTTTATTGAATAGAAATATGCAAAAACAGCCGTAAATCCGTGTTTTTTGGCGATAAAATCTTAATTTTTATTATTTAAAAATCAACCTTTTGAAAAAAAAAAAAAAAAAATGTTTGGTCAAAAATAAAATTATGTTATAATAACCTACACTAAGAATGAATTAATAAATTTTGATATTGAATTAAGGGGGATTAGTTATGTTTTTGTCATAAAAAAATCAGAAAATGCGACTTTTCCATTATGTTTTTAAATATAATGGTATGCCTTAAATTTAACCGTTTAGAAACCTACAAATTTAAGGCTTTTAATTATGGCTCTTTCAAAACTTCACATATTTTTTTAGGCTCAATGTAAGTAAAAACGAGTTTTCTATTTACATTGAGTTTAAATAGTAGTAGTAGTAGTAGTAGTAGTAGTAGTAGTAGTAGTATTTTTTTATGATTTTTGTCAGTGTTTTAAACTAAAAAAGCAGTTTAGAAATTTTATAATTTTGCTTTTAAGGTAAAATTATACCTTTTTTAGTTTGATTTATTTGATTAATAAGTAGGTTTTTCTTTCGTGAGTGTTAGATTTAAAATTCAGTGCTTTTTCCTTGATAGTTATTTTAAGCGGAAAAATTACAAATTAACTATCAAAAAAGAGTAAATAAAAAACTTGGGTAGACCCCCAAGTTTTTAGATTGTTTTTGAATTAAGTTTTAATTAAAACAAATCAGTAAATAAATGAGAATTAAGTTTTTTCTTTAATTACATAAACAGATTTACGGTTTGTTAAGAAACGTCAAAGAATTGCAAGCACACTAAAGAAAATTACACTAATTATTAACAGCGCGCCAAAGAAGACAGGAACTGATATTGCCAAAGCAAGGAAAATTGAATTTGAAGCAAGAATATACGAACTAAATATTCCCATTCCGAGCATTGCAAAAGGAACGCTTATTAGAGTTGCTAAAATTAAAATTGGGAGATAAATGCTATAGAAAAGTCGTAATTTTGTTCGATTTGAATATCCGAGAACGTCTAGAATCGCAATGTTTTCTTGGTTTTCATTAATGATTGAAGAAGCGATAATAATTAAAATAATTAATGAAACGGCTAGGAAAACAATGACAACAATATTAATTCCAGCTCCAAAGAGATTAGCGAAATTAGAAATAAAGTTTGTTTCAATATTTTTAGCCTCAACACCTTGGGTGGCAATTTGGTAAATTGTATTACCATAAATTTCGTTGAAATTTTTTAGCGACTGTTTAATTGAAGAAAGGTTTTGGTTGACAAAAGTCGGATCAGTGAGTGAACTAAAATCTAAGTTTGAATTTTGGTTGACTCAGGTTGCATTTTGTTGCTGATTTTTGAGGTTAATAATTTTTAAAATTTCGTCTTTTGAGTAACCAGCAAGTTGTAAGGCACCTTTTTGGCCTTGTTCGTCTTGACTAAAAGCAAAAATGTTAGCAAAATAACCAATTGTATCATCATTATTTAGCGAGTCAACATTAATCTCTGAACTACCTGCCCAGTATCCAGAAGGTGAGTACAAAGTAAAGGAATTAGTAATTTGCTCAATATCAGGTGAAGCCAAAATTAATCCGTTAAATGGTTTTAAATTATAAAATTCTAGGACTGAATCATAAATATCTAGACCAAGAAGTTTATTTGCCACGTCTTGTGAGGTAATTAATTCTGAATTTATATAAGTATCAGAAATACCAATTATTTTAAATTTAGCTGTTTTTTGTGGAATATCACGAATTTTTGCTAAATAACGATCAATAGTGTTAATAATTGGCATTTCAATTAGTGAATCTATCCCTAAATTGTGCTTTTTGGCAAAAACGTGGTTGACAACCAAAGGATAGATATCATTTTCAATTTTGAAATCATTAATAACTTTGAGTAAATCTTGGTTTGATTCATCTTTGATTTCAATTATTGGGTTATTTTGGCTTTGGGTATTATAACCGTAAATTTTAAGACCATTTTCAATTGATGATCCGTTATTATAGGAAGTGTCAATGTAAGTATAGACTTGATTTTGCGGAGCGTTTTTATCAGCATTAGGGCTTAGCGAAATTCCCGCAAAGGAAACAGTAAAGTCTTTTTCAACATTTGCATTCAAATATGACTCGACTAAAAATTTCCGGTATTCATCACGATTTTTGACTTGGCCAAAAATTGATACCTCATGAGCTAAGTAATCATTCTTGACAGGGTCAAACTTGAAGTACCAAAATCTACCTAAATTAATATTCCCCGGGTCGGCTAAATATTTAAAATATGGTTGTTTGTTAGCGATTCTTTCTTCAATATTTTGTGATTGTTCCATTTGGAGAACAACTTTGTTGGAAATTGAAAAAATATTATTTCGCAATGATTCAGGAAGGTTTGAAAGAACAATATCAAAAATTGAAAGGTTATTTGATTCACTAATTTTAATATTTAGTCCTGATCGTGAAAGAACAACCGGATTTTTTGAGTTAGTATTTATTTCGCCATTTTGGTTAGTATCACCAAAAACTGAAGGATTTCCTGGGCGGAAGTAATTTGGTGAATTAGTGTTAATCTCAGAACCTGATCCAATTGGAACATATAAGTTTTTCTCAAGATTTTTTGGATTATAAACAACTAACGGTCCACCTTCACGCGATGGACTAAAAAGATTTAATTTGTATGTATAATGACGATTTAGGTAAGTTTTTGTAATTGTGTTTTGGAAAATATTATGTGAAGACAGTGAGAAAATTAGTGCAAATTGGACAATAATAATTGCAATTATTAGTGAGATAATTTTTCAAGTTGAATTAATAACAAGTGAAATTGAAAATTTGTTGACAATTTTGGTTTTTCGAAATAGCCTTGCCACGCCTTGGGCGAATTTTGAAGTGTTAATTTCACTAATTCCTGATAATAATTGGTTTGGTTTTTGTTTTAAATTTCAAAGAATTACTAAATAAATTAAGGCACTAATTGCAATAAATGGAACTACAAAGGAAAATACAAATGAAATTGGCTCAAAACTATAAAGATTTACATCAAATTCTCAAAACTGTGAAATTAAGCCAACAAGCGGAATTTTGACAAAAAATCCAACTA
This sequence is a window from Mesomycoplasma ovipneumoniae. Protein-coding genes within it:
- a CDS encoding Mbov_0400 family ICE element protein; amino-acid sequence: MTEKLVKKIRPTSFNDSLIFTSLEETIEAHPVVIFYDSNTDLYYYVKASSKHKKNGEIRKKLKSEIEIPKSNKPKTLFRKDSYLDCSL